One segment of Erigeron canadensis isolate Cc75 chromosome 2, C_canadensis_v1, whole genome shotgun sequence DNA contains the following:
- the LOC122588555 gene encoding tubulin beta chain-like — protein sequence MREILNIQGGQCGNQIGAKFWEVICDEHGIDPTGQYTGSAGDLQLERINVYYNEASGGRYVPRAVLMDLEPGTMDSIRSGPYGQIFRPDNFVFGQSGAGNNWAKGHYTEGAELIDSVLDVVRKEAENCDALQGFQVCHSLGGGTGSGMGTLLISKIREEYPDRMMLTFSVFPSPKVSDTVVEPYNATLSVHQLVENADECMVLDNEALYDICFRTLKLTTPSFGDLNHLISVTMSGVTCCLRFPGQLNSDLRKLAVNLIPFPRLHFFMVGFAPLTSRGSQQYISLSVPELTQQMWDAKNMMCAADPRHGRYLTASAMFRGKMSTKEVDEQMINVQNKNSSYFVEWIPNNVKSSVCDIPPTGLKMSSTFVGNSTSIQEMFKRVSEQFTAMFRRKAFLHWYTGEGMDEMEFTEAESNMNDLVAEYQQYQDATAEDEQDYEEEGGEEDEG from the exons ATGAGAGAAATTTTGAACATTCAAGGAGGCCAATGTGGCAACCAGATTGGTGCAAAGTTTTGGGAAGTCATTTGTGACGAGCATGGTATCGATCCAACGGGCCAGTACACTGGTTCCGCGGGTGATTTACAGCTCGAAAGGATTAATGTGTACTACAATGAAGCCTCGGGAGGACGTTATGTTCCACGTGCCGTGCTTATGGATCTTGAGCCCGGTACCATGGATAGTATAAGATCAGGTCCTTATGGACAGATTTTTAGGCCTGATAACTTTGTATTTGGGCAATCGGGTGCAGGAAATAATTGGGCTAAAGGCCATTATACGGAAGGGGCTGAGTTGATTGATTCGGTTCTTGATGTTGTTCGTAAGGAGGCTGAGAATTGTGATGCTTTGCAAG GATTTCAGGTTTGTCACTCGCTTGGAGGTGGCACAGGGTCGGGTATGGGGACACTATTGATTTCAAAGATAAGAGAGGAATACCCTGATAGGATGATGCTCACGTTCTCCGTTTTCCCCTCACCTAAGGTTTCGGATACAGTTGTTGAACCTTATAACGCAACGCTCTCTGTGCACCAATTGGTTGAAAATGCTGATGAATGTATGGTCCTCGACAATGAGGCCCTTTACGATATCTGTTTCAGGACTTTGAAGCTGACCACACCAAGTT TTGGTGATCTGAATCATTTGATCTCTGTAACCATGAGTGGTGTAACATGTTGCTTGAGGTTTCCAGGACAACTGAACTCTGACCTACGAAAGCTAGCCGTTAATTTAATCCCCTTCCCACGTCTCCATTTCTTCATGGTGGGGTTCGCACCCTTGACTTCTCGTGGGTCCCAACAATACATCTCTCTTAGCGTCCCAGAGCTGACTCAGCAGATGTGGGACGCTAAGAACATGATGTGTGCAGCTGATCCTAGACATGGCCGATACCTAACAGCATCGGCCATGTTTAGGGGTAAAATGAGTACCAAAGAGGTGGATGAACAAATGATAAATGTTCAAAACAAGAACTCATCATATTTCGTTGAATGGATTCCAAACAACGTTAAATCAAGTGTTTGTGACATCCCCCCAACCGGGCTGAAGATGTCGTCAACCTTCGTTGGCAACTCAACTTCCATTCAAGAAATGTTCAAAAGGGTTAGTGAACAATTCACTGCCATGTTTAGGCGAAAGGCCTTTTTGCATTGGTACACCGGTGAAGGAATGGATGAGATGGAGTTCACCGAGGCGGAAAGCAACATGAACGATTTGGTGGCAGAGTACCAGCAGTACCAGGATGCTACGGCCGAGGATGAGCAAGACTACGAAGAGGAGGGAGGCGAAGAAGATGAAGGTTGA